One region of Armigeres subalbatus isolate Guangzhou_Male chromosome 3, GZ_Asu_2, whole genome shotgun sequence genomic DNA includes:
- the LOC134227413 gene encoding uncharacterized protein LOC134227413: MFSGFTASLKNLGSKAEGLFDKKKKEAQDLANEKVQAAQSIAEDQAKKTQDAFNQTKQDAENLASSAKSEAEATKQQATAVAEGGAQAAGNLMDHAKQAAENAVQQSAQVVEKAIEDQMKVAEEKIDEGMKTVSNEVDKKLQDANKYADEKRGDLVQNVNDAAAKAQESATSTATNLLGKINLGK; this comes from the exons CATCTCTGAAGAACCTCGGCAGCAAGGCCGAAGGTCTCttcgataagaagaagaaggaagcccAGGACTTGGCCAATGAGAAAGTGCAAGCCGCACAGAGCATCGCCGAAGATCAGGCCAAGAAGACCCAAGATGCCTTCAACCAGACCAAGCAGGACGCAGAAAACTTAGCAAGCTCAGCTAAGAGTGAAGCAGAGGCCACCAAGCAGCAGGCAACGGCCGTTGCCGAAGGCGGCGCCCAGGCTGCTGGCAACTTGATGGACCACGCCAAACAGGCCGCGGAGAATGCCGTCCAACAGAGCGCCCAGGTCGTCGAGAAGGCCATCGAAGACCAGATGAAGGTCGCCGAAGAGAAAATTGACGAAG GTATGAAAACTGTGAGTAACGAAGTGGATAAGAAGCTTCAAGATGCTAATAAGTATGCTGACGAGAAGCGTGGAGATTTAGTGCAG AACGTCAACGACGCAGCCGCAAAGGCCCAGGAATCGGCCACATCTACGGCTACAAACCTTCTCGGTAAAATTAATCTTGGCAAGTAA